Within Lytechinus variegatus isolate NC3 chromosome 15, Lvar_3.0, whole genome shotgun sequence, the genomic segment AGTGAGTctgtcgatgatgtccatcatttcagtatttatttagtttttaatgttatacaatatttcatttttcatagatttgacaataaagaccaacttgactaaaccatatagtattaaacaatgctaattccacatgttcagggaggaattaatcattgtatcatttgacaatgaggagaattttagaatatttcatataataaaatacacaagaaatagtgagtggatgatgtcatattctCCTATTTTGCATACCAgcaaggatgtgcatataactgttttgtgaaattaagcgaaactttagaatgccataactttcttatttcacatccgatgttggtgaaattttcagtgttatgcttgttggattttttccctttttattaaaatcaacttcttattggggtgggcttgtcctttaactGCGAATGGGAAACATATTTACGGTTCTTGCAAAGGCAGGCAATACATCCGTCAAAATTAGATAATTATGttgattaaaaatcaattaatggAAGAAATCTGGAGAATCCGAAATGAAAAACGCAGGCAATGcactgtaaccatggtaacggtgTGCTTGCGAGGAGGAAATTCATCTTCGCCTTCCCCTCTCAAaattattctcatttccctctccccttcctttccattcccccttttttctatcTCTCGTACAGATCTGGTCATAACAACAGTAGGGTTATCACCTTCTACAACTGAGAGTTTCAATAGAACGGGTAAGTTAGGTATACCCGATATGATTATTGTATATGATTCTTACCTCGTCTTTCTAATTCACCTCACGTTATTTActcatatcaaaatatatataataaaattattCGAATTCTAACATAAcctttatcattttaataacagttaaagaaaaaatgaaactctTCAGATGATGAGTACGAAAATTGGCAACCGATAGATTATccataaataattcattattaaaaCATGCCATACAGACAaaacatatatttcataattgcaatttaaagggatggtcctggctgaaaatattcatatctaaataaatagagtaaaattcacagagcaaaatgctgaaaaatttcatcaaaatcggataacaaaatacaatgcaaagttattgaatttaaaatttcatcaatcatttcatcattttgtgaaaacactatatgcacatcgtcatgaatatccattaggttggctgatgatgtcacatccccacttcctttttcttatgttattacatgaaatcataaatgtttcatattttcatacatgtggaattgatgtgtctccattatgataaaataagttgcggcaataacttatgcacttaatcagttgtcaaacttattgttttagttcttggtagaaaatgttaaaatgaacttaatttcatataataaaatacaaaagaacaagtggggatatgacatcatcagcccacctaatgaatattcatgacatgcCTAGTACTGGTTTCACCGGAATAttgtaaatctttaaaattcgataacttcgttatttgcgatccgattttgatcatattttcagcattttgctctatgaatttcactctatttattgagatataaatatttccagcctggaccatcactTTAAAGTAATTTACTAAGTACATTTCgtataatgaatattaaaagtATATCAAATTTGCATTCGTGTCTGTGAAATTCCCAGATTCGATACCTACAGTATACCTATTAAAAATTTTCCCAGTTAATGACAACATAtgtttgcagaaaaaaaaaatgtaaattaaaaagaaaagaattctCAGAATTCCACTTAGTTTCATTCCAGGataacatgcaaaaaaaatatttgtttcacaCAAGATGCAAACATTTTCATTACTGATTTTCCATTAATGTAAATTGTACCTCAAGGGCAAACATACTTTGAAGTTCGTTGATATCGTATAGcttcaatttatcattttttttatttaaatttatatTCTAATATCGTCgtctaatcaaaatcaatgggAATGTTAAAACGGTCCTCCTgcagtttttcttttctttcttttttttcttttcttttttttcttttcggtGTCACAAGAGAAGgtgtaaaaaatcattttggtaATACCAATTGCATCACCCGTTTTAAGTGCATAAAGGATCCGCCAATGTTAAACGCGATATTTTTGTAATGGTTGAATAATATAGACGTATCTTATATTCGTTTTTACAAGTCATGTTTTTCACATTCCTTTTTAACGTCTATTTCCTTCAATTTTTATAGGCTATCCTCGTTTTTTTAACGAGGGACATTTCTGACATCCATAACCCATCGCGAGTGATACCTACATCAACCGGCGATGAAAATTGTGTGCGATTCTCTGGTCGTGCTGCCATATAATTGGACGCTCTCTTCTTTTTATCCCAATTTAAAAAtatgctttgatttttttgtccGAATTAGTATAACTTGATTTGTTTCTCACCAAGGTAGATCTTACCTGCGACAGTGTGTCAATGACGCTCATTATGGACAGAGCACTTCTTGAGATCGACGATAACGCCCGCGATGTCCATTTCATTGACGAGTCTTGTGTTGGATACGATCACGACAGTCAACATGTTGCGATCACCACCATGTACAACAGATGTGGCACAAAACAAGAGGTATGATGATCGAAAGTCTTTCTAAAGTCAATTCACTTTAAAAACACTTAATAAAAATGGAATGTGGTTATTCAGTCATCCAAGATGGAAGCAGATGATGACATAAGCATTTCTGAATGCTCAAGAGGATGTAGAGCTTTCGGGTAAGGGGTGCAAGAAGACGCTAGTGATCGACTTATCGTCCCTTGAGATCACACACTAATATCATCAAAGACAGATCATTCTCTCGTATGCACCTCCTAACGCTATATGGATGGAGTAAAAACCTTTAACACATTCCAAAGGTGAGGGTTCTGTCGTGAGGTAATGTTACCATTTTAAAATTGCCATAGTCCATAGtcttatcttttaaaaaaagtattgatAGATGTAAAGCAATATAGGGAGTGGCTTGGGGGtaacacgtttttttttttaataacattgtTCCTTCTCTTTTCGTAATCATAATCTACCTCATCTTGCAGCAAGATGAGGATAATGTGATATTTACCAACACGGTGACGTTTTACAAGCCAAGTCCAGAAAACGGAACCATCATCACCAGAGAACACTATCTTCACATCCCTGTGACTTGTAACCTTAAGAGAACACAGGTTCTTGGCGAGTCCTTCCTGCCACAGACCGAGGAATATGTATTCGACGAGGTGAGTTCAATCCGTTTACAGTGCCGGATTTATTAATCAAGTTAATAATTCATTTAAGGTTTGATCTGGTCGAGGAATATAGACAATGGGTATATAAATTGTTCAGTGACTTGACTTTCAATCGGAGGATTGGcggggtttttttttccaacgtCTATTTGTCAAGGAAttgacttttttcatttttcatgtgtGATAATTTCACTAATTGGTTCCCCCTTTTATTTTAGCTCTCCCGAATTCCTCCCACACTTAGAAAACTGGCATACCCGCAAACCTTGTCAGACTCATAAGAACACAaaaccttaaaggtcaagtccacctcagattTGAAttgagttgatttgaatcaatagagaaaaatcagacaagcacaattctgaaaatttcatcaaaatcggatgtaatataagaaagttatgatatttcaaagtttcgcttatttttcacaaaatagttatatgaacgagcctgttacatccaaatgagagagttgatgacgtcaatcactcactatttcttttgttttttattgtttgaattatacaatatttcaatttttacgaatttgatgattacgacctccttgcctgaagtacaaaatgttaaaatgatggaattccatgtgttcaggccgagggaggaatgaaacttcatttcacatgacaatgacgagaaaatccaaatatttcatatttcttataataaaatacaaaagaaccagtgagtgagtgatgtcattagttccgtcatttgcataccgaccgagatgtgcatatcactgttttgtgaaaagaagcgaaactttaaaatgtcataactttccaattttgatggaattttcagtgttatgcttgttgaatttttctcttttttttttttttattcaaatcaaatttttgttggggtggacttgtcctttaaccaacaagctctgcttttacctttggctccccatatcttcacctcacattttctttctctgtcattATATTACAACAATTTACAAGGATGCATTATAGTACTTTTTTCTAATATATTAAGTATATTGTTCATATTTTACGATATTTATTTATGCTTACCTATCATAATTTGTATTGTACGATATTATTATTTGTCttgtataatattattgttgACATTGTTGAAATTGTGGTATGTTTGATATAAATAAACCTTGAACCTTAAAGAAACGGACCAACGCTGTCAACGGTCACGGAAGTGTTCCAGGTGACCAACCTATAAATATTCATGCAGTTGTTAAGGTTTCAAGTATCAAAAAGTGTTTCTTGGTGCTATTGGCCTGCGTTTCATTTCAATAGACATACTAATTGATTTTTCCCTGTACCCGTTTTTacattaataattatgataaacaagATGCGCCACATAGAAAAAGTGTCACTTTCACCAGGGTAACTTCCCCCACATTCTTGGTAAAGGATTCTGTATTTTTAAACCCCAAGAAATTCAACTAAGACATATCCAAAATCTctcatttatatgaatattcTATCCCCAGGAAGGGTATGGTGAGTTTTCACTCCGCATGGAGCGGTATACTAGCTCCAACTTCCAAACACCTGCCAACGACTCCGGACTAGTGACGCTCCGCACGCCCTTATACTTTGGTATCCACCTGGCTTCGGTCACAAACCTCACCCTCCTCATCGAGTCGTGTTGGGCAACAGGATCATCAGACCCAATGGATGATCATCGCTATGACATTATTGAAAATGGGTACTTCGCATTCCTGGTTTCTTATTAAAAAGGACAattctaccccaacaaaaagttgattagaataaaacgaaaatttcatcgaaatcggatgtaaaataagttaacAGTTACATTCACGTCCTGGTTGGTACAGAAATACAGAGCCCACTATtctttgtattatattataaaatattatcCTCGTTGTCATGTAGAACAAAGTTTTAATCCTCCCTGGACATGTGATTTAACCGTTACCACGGTTTAATATTCAATTGTTCAGCAatgttggtccttattgtcaattctgtttttttaatgaaatatcgCAATAAAAAATCGAAATAGTGAGGAACATcctcgactctctcatttgcatatgagATCTGCATatgattgttttgtgaaaactaggtgaactttaaaatggcatgactttcttatattacatctgATTCTgatcagtgttatgcttgactTGATTATTCCTGTTGATTCAAAACTAGTTTTCTGGGGTGGAACTGTTCAGTTTTTAATCTGCTTACTGCTATGGCCCTGAGAATTTGGTGGAAATTAGTTTGGTATATGATAATATAGAGATTTGACCCAAATTACCTTCAGTTTGGGGGAGCAAaatctcttccttttttccGTGTCAAACTTGTTTCAACAAACCAGCATCACCCATATAAAAATCGTCCCAGGCCCCTGCTGATAACacttgaagaaagaaaattatagTGAGGTTCGGCTCAGCTCAGCCAaatactattatcatttttatcattttttgtcttattttgcCGGGAAAATTGGATTGCAATCATTTAAGTACATTCGTTGTTTCTACCTTTTTTTACTCCAGTGATTCTACGTAatattctcattatttgtcgGGACCCGTGTAATACACGAATGTGTACCAAGGAAAGGAAAAACAGCATGTCTCTGGCTCTCTGCTATACCCTTTAGAAAAAGGAAATGATTAAAATTACCAAAATTCTAGGGGctttataaataaatgaatactatTGAACATTTTTGGTCAAATGGACATTCACTAACACACTATTTTCACCAATCCTCTATACTGAGTGTAGACGTAAGGAATTGCAGTGTGATGTATGTGATGCCAGGATTACTGTCAGTATATTTGCCATGGACTTCGTTACATTTTGCTCTGATGGGTAAATGATGTGTATACAACATAAGTTTATTGTTCAAATCACCATTCTTAACATTCTGATTATATTACGCCGCTTGTtaacttatttcttttcatttgtctTTTAGGTGTGCCGTTGACAGCACAACGTACATATACGCAGGGTTCCCTGCAACGTTCAAGGCATTCACCATCGCCGCTTTCGCTTTCATTGGTGATTACGATAGGGTGAGCATACGCTGTTACgccggttccatgacatttgctccgctgGAAATTCCACACACTAGCGGAATGACCAACTTTAACCCTGGGTCTAAtactataccctatcctaaacctaacacaCAACCCTCTTTCAACCCTTACTTTTAAGCCTAtttcttagacgaaataaaaccccgagcaattgtcgccggagcaaatgtcgtgtcactatTACGCCACATTACTAACATGTGGGGGCCAATTaaagaaagagttgcaatcaatcgcaactctaaaagtCATGCGCAAATCAGTTTTTCAACCAATCGACAGCGCGcgtttgggacttgcgattgatttttaacttgcgtttaaacgcaacccTTTCAGCAACGGGCCCCTGACGTGTTTACCTgctaaaaaattattaaaatgcacatgcattttattaagTATTGATTTTTAATAACAAATGCGTATAACAAGTTCAGTATCTGcccatcaaaataatgatttatttagtCTATAAAGTACTGATATTGTAAGATTTTTATAAGTTTTATGACTTTTtccaaaaacaaataattccttatatgggaaactttaaaataaaaaaaaatacaaaaggtGAATTCGTGAGATTATGAGCAAATTGATTTCGTTTTGATTGAATAGTCTACATTAGTAGTCGAATTTTTGATATGATTTGGCCCTAATGATCGACCTTTACACTGAATAACTTGATGTAGATGTAATGATTCCATGATAGTTGTTGATTCACTCTTTATGTATATATTCTGGGGGGTTTTTTACTTTATTGCTATGATGTTGAGTTATTTGTTAAACTGCAGGGCACATTTGGGAAGCATTTTTGcatataatgaataaataagaccAGCTGGGCATTAAACGAAAATTAGATATTCGGTATTAAATCAAGACCCGGTTGCGTAAAAGTCATCATAATGGTAACCTTGTAATTCAATGGTATCTTCCCTaaaatctttgattttgattggctgattaacattgttaccatggtagtaaccattggatggcaaagtcaCCATGATAGCAACTTTTCATGCAACGGGACACCAAGTGTAGTTTAGACAAAACGGAAAGGAGCCTAATTTGATATTAGGCCAAGTTAGTTTAGCCGATGTcctataagcatgataagagtctataggcctacaattaaACAACCAGCAGACCAAGATTTTCACCTTTTATAACTTAAGGGACTGGCCCTATACAAGTGCATACttatagactgtgggatggacaaggaaaatgtctctagtttttcatttccgtggggcggcaaatacaaccacggttcttggacatgaaaatatgtaaaatattatgagtgaatacatgcacaatgttgccatcggtaaattctgctcctgacctcaaaattaaaataataatatgcaaaatcgtaccattgattcgactggaaattccgccattcacccgtGTGctaaggacttccgtgaacgcgcgcaagcgtgcacaatgcatgtaacctcgttcgcgttttatttttttattcgctgtacatgatacgttatatacagaatatacgatggtggataagatgtcgtcgtcttcgtcgtgttttgacagcgaaaatgacgatttatcactagcaaatatatgctacatgcacgtcttacccaaggaaagagggccagtaaattcctttcaagtaaagagctagaacaaatttaagcctttgctgcattcgttgatgtagactacctgggacttcagaataaaaatagctattcgtgcagcagagaagtttgcgattgacttgcatgcaaccCGGTCCATCCCAGGGAGCAGTGGCTTAACAGTGCAGGGGGGGCAAGCTATCCCCCCTGGCGGAGTTCACcgggaacttaaaggggaaaaaagaaaagggggagaatgaaagggaaaggggaaaaagaggaactgaaaaaggaaagaaagaagaacagatagattgtcatgaaaaggtgattttatttttttttaaataagcatgcaaaatcataaacaaaatcttgtttaccgtggcgtacagaccaagaaaaaaaaggaaaaggaaagagagaagggtgaaaaatatgttatcttctttaacattatgtcaaaatctgaaattggatttttgtaataaaaatttaaaattttttgctcacttgcattgtttttttttacccgatacaccatatcgcccctcaaaatgttgcctCATGACACCATTGCCTGCCCCCCTTTGAGaaacaaaatactaaaatttgtaatgtaaatatgccattaaaacaaaggtgtgccccctcttttgaaattgaagacccttttttcgtgtacgaaatatacttcatttgtgggtgaaaacctttatttaattttttttttgcttgtcaattggttgaaaaacttttttttttttttgggggggggggctggtcgaaactttcctctgaaaaattagcccccttttggaaaatcatggatctgcccctgataagACCGGAGATTTTTTTGCTCTCCCCTCCTGCATGGCCACCGACCCGTAACGCTCCTGCCCATCCCGACCATGCAGCATTGCAGCAAGAAccgaatggatcaaactaacgttatatatgtaacgcgttacatcttgctcagagccaggtcaaacatcgttcgtatcaccagcattccagcaatcaagctatcgaaggtgtaaaagatacagaggatgattttgagatggtgatccttgttatagcgatctttgtccatgccaaaattgtttcactttgtgcttttgcatttcattctctgcaaaagtgaagcagtacaagctttgatgatttttgtataggtctagatttcttaattaaatcgatacataatgtgactcatgtcatgacttacttcaccgccacatttacaagcctatgaatagaagacgaagtaagtcatgagtcacattattcatcgactcaattaagaaatctagatgtagacctatacaaaaatcaaagtttgcaccgcttcacttttgcagagagtgaaatgcaagagcacaaagtgaaaacaaattaccttcgatcgctTGATTGCTCAATACTGGTGAtatacgaacgatgtttgacctggctctgggcaagatgtaaacgcagtaggcctacatcaaacatctatatttattttgatccattcggatcttgctgaaatgctGGTCGGACGTCGGGCTGGTCTGCCGGGGCtgggctgcatgcaagtcaatcgcaaacttctctgctgcacgaatagctatttttattctgaagtcccaggtagtctacatccacgaatgcagcaaagggttaaatttgttctagctctttacttgaaaggaatttactggccctctttccttgggtaagatgtgcatgtagcatatatttgctagtgataaatcgtcattttcgctg encodes:
- the LOC121429227 gene encoding oncoprotein-induced transcript 3 protein-like; this encodes MTLIMDRALLEIDDNARDVHFIDESCVGYDHDSQHVAITTMYNRCGTKQEQDEDNVIFTNTVTFYKPSPENGTIITREHYLHIPVTCNLKRTQVLGESFLPQTEEYVFDEEGYGEFSLRMERYTSSNFQTPANDSGLVTLRTPLYFGIHLASVTNLTLLIESCWATGSSDPMDDHRYDIIENGCAVDSTTYIYAGFPATFKAFTIAAFAFIGDYDRVYVHCSILICDNNDSGSRCTQGCLSRSRRDLQPAGYRSKPHTITSGPLSDASRSSRAMLLDTADDGPEYHDPLMIVSVSALCVLFSLTVIMALVIVRMRRHRRPELIGYQRVDTTE